From the genome of Colius striatus isolate bColStr4 chromosome 15, bColStr4.1.hap1, whole genome shotgun sequence, one region includes:
- the SEMA3G gene encoding semaphorin-3G, which translates to MRAAVPVWVCCLGAALLAAGIRLPRLRLSYRELLSTNRSVLFFGHRGFLGFRSLYLDEYRDRLFIGGKDVLYSLLLDGASVDAKEIYWPPLPGQTEECFRKGKDPGTDCANYIRVLHPYNRTHLLCCGTGAFHPLCAFVYVGHRGEHAFSLDPASVETGRGRCPHEPSRAFTSTVIGGELYAGLTADFLGRDPGIFRSRGTRSALRTEVDQRLLNDPKFVAVHVIPDNDDRDNDKAYFFFTEKVVEADSKEHTIVSRVARVCVNDAGGQRVLVNKWSTFNKARLVCSVPGPGGIDTHFDELEDVFLLRTKDGKSPEIYALFSTISHVFQGSAVCVYRMADIREVFNGPFAHRESPHHQWGAYEGRVPYPRPGVCPSKTTNQPRRHFSTTKDFPDEVLHFARAHPLMYKPVYPRHRRPLLVKTDLPQRLRQLVVDRVEAEDGQHDVLFLGTDAGSVLKVVVLQKTSSAMTEEVVLEEMQVFKVPVPITQMEISVKRQTLYVGSSVGVAQVRLHRCETYGTACAECCLARDPYCAWDGSACTPYQPAGKRRHRRQDGRHGSPVHQCLDQNLTVDDFESVEVKVLYGAEDNSTFLECVPRSPQASVQWFVQRPPEEQRDEVKTDERILQTERGLLFRRLHRRDAGLYYCKTLEHGFTQTVAKTALEVIASEQLAHAFPRERGGEPRRPPCSEPRLAPQAPKSWFKDIMHLLSSQDLRRLEEHCARLWCGSARPYPRKGKLAQAKHALAAADVGKKGQTAKPHSERNRVPRQAAAT; encoded by the exons atGCGGGCGGCGGTGCCGGTGTGGGTGTGCTGTCTGGGGGCTGCGCTGCTGGCGGCGGGGATCCGTCTGCCCCGGCTCCGTCTGTCCTACCGCG AGCTTCTGAGCACCAACCGCTCTGTCCTCTTCTTTGGCCACCGAGGCTTCCTGGGCTTCCGCTCCCTCTACCTGGACGAGTACCGGGACAGGCTCTTCATCGGGGGAAAGGATGTGCTCtactccctgctgctggatgGGGCCAGTGTGGATGCCAAGGAG ATCTACTGGCCGCCTCTGCCCGGGCAGACGGAGGAGTGTTTTCGGAAGGGGAAGGACCCGGGG ACCGACTGTGCCAACTACATCCGTGTGTTGCACCCCTACAACCGGACACACCTGCTGTGCTGCGGGACAGGTGCCTTCCACCCGCTCTGCGCCTTCGTCTATGTGGGGCACCGTGGTGAG CATGCCTTCAGCCTGGACCCTGCCAGCGTGGAGACGGGCCGGGGCCGGTGCCCACATGAGCCCAGCCGTGCCTTCACCAGCACCGTCATTG ggggggagCTGTACGCCGGCCTCACCGCGGATTTCCTGGGCCGTGACCCCGGCATCTTCCGCAGCAGGGGCACGCGCTCGGCCCTGCGCACCGAGGTGGACCAGCGCTTACTCAACG ACCCTAAATTTGTGGCAGTCCACGTGATCCCAGACAACGATGACCGGGACAATGACAAAGCATATTTCTTCTTCACGGAGAAGGTGGTGGAGGCAGACAGCAAGGAACACACCATTGTCAGCCGGGTGGCACGGGTCTGCGTG AACGATGCTGGTGGCCAGAGGGTGCTGGTCAACAAGTGGAGTACCTTCAACAAAGCCCGTCTGGTGTGCTCCGTCCCTGGCCCTGGGGGCATTGACACTCACTTTGATGAGCTGG AGGATGTCTTCTTGCTGAGGACAAAGGACGGGAAGAGTCCAGAGATCTACGCCCTCTTCAGCACCATCAG CCATGTCTTCCAGGGCTCTGCCGTCTGTGTGTACCGTATGGCTGACATTCGGGAGGTCTTCAACGGGCCCTTTGCCCACCGGGAGAGCCCCCATCACCAGTGGGGTGCCTACGAGGGCAGGGTGCCCTACCCGCGGCCAGGCGTG tGTCCCAGCAAGACCACCAACCAGCCCCGGCGGCACTTCAGCACCACCAAGGACTTCCCTGATGAGGTGCTGCACTTTGCCCGTGCTCACCCCCTCATGTACAAGCCCGTGTACCCCCGGCACCGCCGGCCCCTCCTGGTGAAGACCGACCTGCCCCAGCGCCTGCGCCAGCTCGTGGTGGACCGGGTGGAGGCTGAGGATGGGCAGCACGATGTCCTGTTCCTCGGGACGG ACGCCGGCTCAGTGCTGAAGGTGGTGGTCTTGCAGAAGACAAGCTCAGCTATGACCGAGGAAGTTGTCCTGGAGGAGATGCAGGTTTTTAAG gtgcctgtgcccatcacccagATGGAGATCTCAGTCAAGCGT CAAACGCTCTACGTGGGCTCCAGCGTGGGGGTGGCCCAGGTCCGGCTGCACCGCTGCGAGACCTACGGCACGGCCTGCGCCGAGTGCTGCCTGGCCAGGGATCCCTACTGCGCCTGGGACGGCAGTGCCTGCACCCCCTACCAGCCCGCGGGCAAGCGGCGCCATCGCCGCCAGGACGGCCGCCACGGCAGCCCTGTGCACCAGTGTCTGGACCAGAACCTGACTG TGGATGATTTTGAGAGCGTCGAGGTGAAGGTGCTTTACGGGGCCGAGGACAACAGCACGTTCCTGGAGTGCGTGCCGCGGTCCCCGCAGGCCAGCGTGCAGTGGTTCGTCCAGAGGCCCCCCGAGGAGCAGCGTGACGAG GTGAAGACGGACGAGCGGATCCTGCAGACGGAGCGCGGGCTGCTCTTCCGCCGGCTGCACCGCCGCGACGCCGGCCTCTACTACTGCAAGACGCTGGAGCACGGCTTCACCCAGACCGTGGCTAAGACGGCCTTGGAGGTGATTGCCAGCGAGCAGCTGGCCCACGCCTTCCCCCGGGAGCGAGGGGGCGAGCCCCGGCGCCCGCCCTGCTCCGAGCCCCGGCTGGCGCCGCAGGCTCCCAAATCCTGGTTCAAGGACATCATGCACCTCCTCAGCTCGCAGGACCTGCGGCGGCTGGAGGAGCACTGTGCCCGCCTCTGGTGCGGCAGTGCCCGCCCCTACCCCCGCAAGGGCAAGCTGGCCCAGGCCAAGCACGCCCTGGCCGCAGCGGACGTGGGCAAGAAGGGCCAGACGGCCAAACCGCACAGCGAGAGGAATCGTGTGCCCCGGCAAGCCGCAGCCACGTAG
- the ACY1 gene encoding aminoacylase-1 isoform X3, whose protein sequence is MTWQGTNPRLRSILLNSHTDVVPVFEKHWNYPPLEAVKDSQGNIYARGAQDMKCVSIQYLEAIRRLKAEGKCFARTIHLTFVPDEEVGGHKGMETFVQRPEFKALNVGFTMDEGLASPSDTFSVFYGEKSPWWIKVKCMGSPGHGSRFISNTAAEKMHKVITSFLAFRESEKQRLKSDSSLTLGDVTSLNMTMLEGGVSFNVVPSEMAAGFDIRIPPTVDLKAFEEQVAAWCRAAGDGVTYEFHQKCMDQHITSTEESDPWWKAFSGVCRDMKLQLKLEIFPAATDSRYIRAAGHPAIGFSPMNRTPVLLHDHNEFLNEQVFLRGIDIYARLLPALASVPPLPAEH, encoded by the exons ATGACCTGGCAGGGCACCAACCCCCGCCTGCGCTCCATCCTCCTCAACTCCCACACCGATGTTGTGCCCGTCTTTGAG aagcactggAACTACCCACCCCTGGAGGCTGTTAAGGACTCGCAAGGCAACATCTATGCCCGGGGTGCCCAGGACATGAAGTGTGTCTCCATCCA GTACCTTGAGGCCATCCGGAGGctgaaagcagagggaaagTGTTTTGCCCGCACTATCCACCTCACCTTTGTGCCTG ACGAGGAGGTGGGTGGACACAAGGGCATGGAGACGTTTGTGCAGCGCCCCGAGTTCAAAGCACTCAACGTGGGCTTCACCATGGATGAGG GCCTTGCCAGCCCATCTGACACCTTCAGCGTCTTCTACGGCGAGAAGAGCCCATGGT GGATAAAGGTGAAGTGCATGGGTAGCCCCGGGCACGGGTCCCGCTTCATCAGCAACACGGCGGCTGAGAAGATG cacaaagTCATCACCTCCTTCCTGGCCTTCAGGGAGAGTGAGAAGCAGAG GCTCAAATCTGACTCGAGCCTGACCCTGGGGGACGTCACCTCCCTCAACATGACCATGCTGGAGGGGGGCGTCTCCTTCAACGTGGTGCCCTCGGAGATGGCGGCCGGCTTCGACATCCGCATCCCCCCCACTGTGGATCTGAAG GCCTTCGAGGAGCAGGTGGCTGCGTGGTGCCGTGCTGCCGGAGACGGCGTCACCTATGAGTTTCACCAG AAATGCATGGACCAACACATCACCTCCACTGAGGAGTCGGACCCGTGGTGGAAAGCCTTCAGCGGGGTCTGCAGGGACAT GAAGCTGCAGCTCAAGCTCGAGATCTTCCCAGCTGCCACCGACAGCCGCTACATCCGCGCG GCAGGACACCCCGCTATCGGCTTCTCACCCATGAACCGCACCCCAGTGCTGCTCCACGACCACAACGAGTTCCTCAACGAGCAAGTCTTCCTGCGGGGCATCGACATCTACGCCCGCCTGCTGCCCGCCCTGGCCTCCGTGCCCCCGCTGCCCGCCGAGCACTGA
- the ACY1 gene encoding aminoacylase-1 isoform X2 has translation MAPGKPGKGTGASEDPSVTLFREYLRIDTVHPKPDYDAAIRFLERIGTDLGLTCQKVEVCQGHVVLIMTWQGTNPRLRSILLNSHTDVVPVFEKHWNYPPLEAVKDSQGNIYARGAQDMKCVSIQYLEAIRRLKAEGKCFARTIHLTFVPDEEVGGHKGMETFVQRPEFKALNVGFTMDEGLASPSDTFSVFYGEKSPWWIKVKCMGSPGHGSRFISNTAAEKMHKVITSFLAFRESEKQRLKSDSSLTLGDVTSLNMTMLEGGVSFNVVPSEMAAGFDIRIPPTVDLKAFEEQVAAWCRAAGDGVTYEFHQKCMDQHITSTEESDPWWKAFSGVCRDMKLQLKLEIFPAATDSRYIRAAGHPAIGFSPMNRTPVLLHDHNEFLNEQVFLRGIDIYARLLPALASVPPLPAEH, from the exons ATGGCACCCGGCAAGCCCGGGAAGGGCACGGGGGCTTCCGAGGATCCCTCGGTTACGCTCTTCCGGGAGTACTTGAGGATCGACACCGTCCACCCCAAACCTGACTACG ATGCGGCCATCCGGTTTTTGGAGCGCATCGGCACCGACCTGGGCTTGACCTGTCAAAAAGTGGAG GTGTGCCAGGGCCACGTGGTGCTGATCATGACCTGGCAGGGCACCAACCCCCGCCTGCGCTCCATCCTCCTCAACTCCCACACCGATGTTGTGCCCGTCTTTGAG aagcactggAACTACCCACCCCTGGAGGCTGTTAAGGACTCGCAAGGCAACATCTATGCCCGGGGTGCCCAGGACATGAAGTGTGTCTCCATCCA GTACCTTGAGGCCATCCGGAGGctgaaagcagagggaaagTGTTTTGCCCGCACTATCCACCTCACCTTTGTGCCTG ACGAGGAGGTGGGTGGACACAAGGGCATGGAGACGTTTGTGCAGCGCCCCGAGTTCAAAGCACTCAACGTGGGCTTCACCATGGATGAGG GCCTTGCCAGCCCATCTGACACCTTCAGCGTCTTCTACGGCGAGAAGAGCCCATGGT GGATAAAGGTGAAGTGCATGGGTAGCCCCGGGCACGGGTCCCGCTTCATCAGCAACACGGCGGCTGAGAAGATG cacaaagTCATCACCTCCTTCCTGGCCTTCAGGGAGAGTGAGAAGCAGAG GCTCAAATCTGACTCGAGCCTGACCCTGGGGGACGTCACCTCCCTCAACATGACCATGCTGGAGGGGGGCGTCTCCTTCAACGTGGTGCCCTCGGAGATGGCGGCCGGCTTCGACATCCGCATCCCCCCCACTGTGGATCTGAAG GCCTTCGAGGAGCAGGTGGCTGCGTGGTGCCGTGCTGCCGGAGACGGCGTCACCTATGAGTTTCACCAG AAATGCATGGACCAACACATCACCTCCACTGAGGAGTCGGACCCGTGGTGGAAAGCCTTCAGCGGGGTCTGCAGGGACAT GAAGCTGCAGCTCAAGCTCGAGATCTTCCCAGCTGCCACCGACAGCCGCTACATCCGCGCG GCAGGACACCCCGCTATCGGCTTCTCACCCATGAACCGCACCCCAGTGCTGCTCCACGACCACAACGAGTTCCTCAACGAGCAAGTCTTCCTGCGGGGCATCGACATCTACGCCCGCCTGCTGCCCGCCCTGGCCTCCGTGCCCCCGCTGCCCGCCGAGCACTGA